One window of Lepeophtheirus salmonis chromosome Z, UVic_Lsal_1.4, whole genome shotgun sequence genomic DNA carries:
- the LOC121130605 gene encoding LOW QUALITY PROTEIN: uncharacterized aarF domain-containing protein kinase 2-like (The sequence of the model RefSeq protein was modified relative to this genomic sequence to represent the inferred CDS: deleted 1 base in 1 codon), with product MIVLSKRLGILRRLTPLLRLKNTSRLLLAVPLIGKIPKQSQKNVLQNQGYSSVSALQSKIYKGLHLYFRIIQLLWIWIRFLFRLYILRKQLSDALVQTLEESGSIFVKLGQWASTRRDLFSPSTHSGFIQTSSNVETSHGWSYTQSLILKRLGPNVFEYINPVPIGKGCCAHVYEGIIRSSSSSKERVAIKVLHPNIKDKFKEDLYFLKRMGLFLEWMIPDLYWLSSGQFIQEFSESMIHQIDLCQEARHLERFIKNFHGDKNVIFPQPIQGMTFTDVLVEQFIEGSEISNFINDDINITLKKNLAKKGIDIFFRMLFEHNFVHGDLHPGNILVSKDEKLVVLDPGIATALSEGDLQNFRSVFKSVIRGDGRTVGKLFLERSLHQCTNPEKFINEIGIIVDDAIQNGELSLRRVDVSKLLNSVFDVFRTHRVKLDSNFSMVIISIIVIEGLGKSLNPELNLLKSAWPYFY from the exons ATGATCGTTTTATCCAAAAGATTAGGGATATTAAGGCGATTGACTCCTCTATTGAGACTTAAAAATACCTCTCGCTTACTCCTTGCCGTTCCTTTGATTGGTAAAATACCTAAGCAGTCCCAAAAAAATGTGTTACAAAATCAGGGATATTCTTCCGTCTCTGCCCTTCAATCAAAGATATACAAAGGTCTTCATCTCTACTTCAGAATTATTCAGTTATTATGGATTTGGATTCGATTCTTATTTCGCTTATATATACTGAGAAAGCAATTATCCGATGCTCTTGTTCAGACCCTTGAAGAGTCTGGATCCATTTTTGTCAAACTTGGTCAATGGGCCTCCACTCGCAGAGATTTATTCTCCCCCTCAACTCATTCAGGCTTTATCCAAACTTCA AGTAACGTGGAGACATCACATGGCTGGTCATATACTCAGTCCTTGATTCTAAAACGATTAGGGCCTAATGTGTTTGAGTATATTAATCCGGTACCCATTGGAAAGGGATGTTGTGCACATGTATACGAAGGTATTATTCGCTCTTCCTCCTCATCCAAAGAGCGTGTAGCCATTAAAGTTCTCCATCCgaatataaaagacaaatttaaagaggacttatattttcttaaaaggaTGGGTCTGTTTCTAGAGTGGATGATACCTGATTTGTACTGGCTAAGTTCGGGACAGTTTATTCAAGAGTTTTCTGAATCCATGATACATCAGATTGATTTATGTCAAGAAGCAAGACACTTGGAAAGATTTATAAAGAACTTTCACGGAGATAAGAATGTCATTTTTCCACAGCCCATTCAAGGAATGACCTTTACGGATGTGCTTGTTGAACAGTTCATTGAAGGCtcagaaatatcaaattttatcaacgATGATATTAATATAACCCTTAAAAAGAATCTGGCTAAAAAAGGGATCGATATATTTTTTCGCATGTTGTTTGAGCATAACTTTGTACACGGGGATCTTCATCCTGGAAATATACTTGTATCAAAAGATGAAAAACTCGTTGTGCTAGACCCTGGGATTGCAACAGCTTTATCTGAAGGTGACCTTCAAAACTTTCGCTCAGTTTTTAAATCAGTCATTCGTGGGGACGGAAGGACTGTtgggaaattatttttggagcGATCCCTTCATCAATGTACTAAtccagaaaaatttattaacgaAATAGGGATAATTGTCGATGATGCAATACAGAATGGAGAGCTCTCACTTCGAAGGGTTGATGTCTCTAAATTGCTAAACAGTGTATTTGATGTATTTCGAACTCACAGAGTGAAACTTGATTCAAACTTTTCCATGGTTATTATTTCCATAATTGTTATTGAAGGATTGGGAAAGAGCTTGAATCCAGagctcaatttattaaaatcagcTTGGCCCTATTTTTACTAG
- the LOC121130604 gene encoding transcription initiation factor TFIID subunit 8 — translation MSGSSSGGALGSSGDTSTMPTAISYRQCLKSSVIAILSETGFSKVDSSYVVDVLCEMLQSLLYELGRSSRAFGDLACRSQPLPADVVVAMAEMGLQMNGLREYALRTARKTLGNPQAAQPPKPISILHTGDRSKRFKTHFIPDYFPELPDSHSFVRTATHKQPITDYESVREKASSQKRDVERALTRFIAKTGKTHSLFKTDDTNLYPLISSDRSMAPESPDLPPYLNALLFKDQIFDEDEREFLPKKRVEKHDPDDEDMIKDEDGEKKPKEVLESESSVSASSTSPSKKEAKSPKDKSESETCSNPYMRLLKMSRHNPISKFKKVPPS, via the coding sequence ATGAGTGGTTCGTCTTCAGGAGGTGCCCTGGGCAGCAGTGGGGATACGAGTACAATGCCAACGGCAATCAGCTATCGGCAATGCCTTAAATCCTCCGTGATCGCCATTTTATCCGAGACTGGTTTTTCGAAGGTGGATTCCTCCTACGTGGTGGATGTGCTGTGTGAGATGCTTCAAAGCCTCCTCTATGAACTGGGGCGTAGTTCTCGTGCCTTTGGAGACCTCGCATGTCGTAGTCAGCCCCTACCCGCGGATGTGGTCGTTGCCATGGCAGAAATGGGCCTCCAAATGAATGGTCTTCGAGAATACGCCCTACGTACTGCAAGGAAAACCCTGGGAAATCCTCAGGCCGCACAACCCCCAAAACCCATCTCTATCCTTCACACAGGAGATCGGAGTAAACGCTTCAAGACCCATTTCATCCCCGACTACTTCCCTGAACTCCCAGACTCTCACTCCTTTGTCCGAACAGCCACTCACAAACAACCCATCACGGATTATGAGTCTGTTCGTGAAAAGGCCTCTTCTCAGAAACGAGATGTGGAGCGTGCTCTAACGAGGTTCATTGCCAAAACAGGGAAAACTCACTCTCTTTTCAAAACAGATGACACCAATCTATATCCTCTCATCTCTAGTGATCGCTCCATGGCCCCTGAAAGCCCGGATTTACCTCCATATTTAAACGCTCTCCTTTTCAAGGATCAGATATTTGATGAGGATGAAAGAGAGTTCCTACCCAAAAAGAGAGTGGAGAAGCATGACCCTGACGATGAAGACATGATTAAGGATGAAGACGGAGAGAAAAAACCAAAGGAGGTTCTTGAGTCCGAAAGCAGCGTCTCTGCTTCCTCCACGTCACCCTCAAAAAAGGAAGCTAAATCTCCTAAAGACAAATCCGAATCCGAGACTTGTAGCAACCCTTATATGCGTCTTTTAAAGATGTCAAGACATAACCCTATTTCAAAGTTTAAGAAAGTACCTCCatcataa